The DNA region AAAATGAGTATTTCATCTGTAAAAAGAGTATGGGAATTTTTAGTTGAAGTATTAAAGCAAATAAAAAATTATTAAGAGGCTGCTTTGCAGCCTCTTAATAATTTAAAAATCCCCATATTATATACGAAACAAGTATTGAAATATAAAGGAAGTGTGATTGGTAGTAGTTATACAAATGCCGGGTTAAACCCGGTATTGATTTTGATAATAAATTATATTGTTTGATTTAATTTTATGAATTTTTAAGGATTTTAATAGCATCTTCAAGAGTAATATCAAATATATTGTTAGTTAAATCTTCAATTGTTTTTATGTCTAAATTATCAAGGTTATTTAAGTAAGGTGTGATTTTATTTCCAAATCTTTTGAATAAAAGATTTCTTGCTATATTTATTGCCATATATTTTTCTCCTTTAAATATTCCTTTCTCGATTCCCTTTTCAAAACTTTCCTTCAATGATTCATCAATAGCTTTTACAAAGTTTTCAAACATCTGAAATTCCTCCTCTTCTCTTTCAATATTTATTTCAAATTTTTCGATTCCATTCTTTTGACTCAAAACTATTAAGAATTTGTTCAAATATTCTGTAAATTTTTTCCTTTCTTTTTCTGGTAATCTTTTAAATGCATTTTCAACTTCTTGAAATGCTTCTTTTATATTTTTTTATCTGGTGCTTCTTCCATTTCATTTAATCCTAAATAATTCTTTAAACCAAATATGCTTATTAGTTTTTTTACTATATTTTCCGCTTCTTTTTCACTTATGTTATCAATTCGACCAAGATTTGCTATTACCCTTTGTTTGTTTTTACCGTTCTCTCTATAATTTTCAACAATTCTCAAATATTCTGTTCCTTTATTATTTTTAACAATTCTTAAAAACATCAAAATCACCTCTTGATTTCATACCGTATGTTGCTATATATTGTACCACAAAAACACTATAAAATTAAGAAAATTACACCATTACAAAATTTACTTGTGTCACCACACGATTTTTTTTAACTCTCTTTTTTTCAATATTTATCTTCTCAAACCCGCATTCTTTCGTTCGATTTTCTTAAAAATTACCATTTTTCTGTCAAAGTTGGGATAAAATATTAGTAAATATAAATTTTTTTCTTAGATTTTAAAATGGGGATATACTTTATGAATTTTTACATGACGATTATGCTGGAATTTGATATATTAAATAGTCCATTTTCCATTTTTCATAATTAATTCTTCATTATCACCTTTAATACCATATACGTTCATCTCTTCATTTCCAATCATAAAATCAACATGTGTAATACTATTATTTAAACCAACGGCTTTTAATTCTTCTTCGCTCATGTTTTCACCATTTTCAATACATGTAGAATATGCTCTTCCAAAAGCAAAATGTGAAGCAGCATTTTCATCAAATAATGTATTGTAAAATACTACATTTAATTGATAGATTGGAGAATCAACAGGAACTAAAGCAACTTCTCCAAGATAACTAGCGCCTTCATCTAAAGATATAGCCTGTTTTAATATATCTTCACCTTTTTCTGCTGTTATTTTAACGATTTTTCCATCTTTAAATTCCATTGTAAAACCATCGATTACGTTTCCACCGTATACCAATGGTTTGCTATTTCTAACATATCCATTTACCTTATCTTTATGAGGTGCTGTAAATACTTCTTCAGTTGGAATATTTGGAAGGAAAATAGTTCCATCCTCATTTTTCTGTGCTCCGCCTAACCATTTGTGATTTTTTGGTAATCCTACAGTTAAATCAGTACCTGGACCTTCATATCTTAAATAATCATATTGTTTATTATTTAAGTATTTTGTTTTTTCTTTTAAATTATTTAAATGTTTATTCCATAATTGAACTGGATCTTCATTTTCATTAACTCTAACTGTTTTTAATATTGCATTCCATAATTCTTGTACAGGGTTATCAGAATTAGGAAATACCTTCTTTGCCCATTTTTCTGAAGGGACTGCACCAACGGACCATGAAACTTTGTCAGCCATTATAACTTTTGATACATCCTTCATAGCAGTTTGCCTTGTTTTGGAATATTGTCCAATTTTTTGTGGGTTAATTGTTTTTAATATATCAGGGTCAGAACCTATAATACTTAAAAATGCACCTTTTTCATCACAAAAATATTTCGCCATATCTACTTCCCATTGATGAAATTCATTTAATAGTTCATTATCGGCATATTTTAATTTTAAAAATAACATATATTCATCGTTATATACTGTATATACTTCTTTTGCACCAGCTTCATATGCTTTTTCTGCAACTATTCTTGTAAATTCTATAGAATCTATTGTGGATCTTAAGAATACTCTTTGATCTTTTTGTACATTAATACCGACTTTTACCAGAAGTTCAGCATATTTTTCCATTAACTTTTTCATTATGTCTCCTCCTTAAATAATTTTAATTGTTCAGCTTTTAAAGGATATCCTTCCATTAACTTTATTTTTAATTCAGTTTTTTCAATTAAATCTTTATATTCAGAAAATTGTTTTAAAGCTGATAAAATTTGCTTTTTGAAAAGAGTAAAATAATCTATTTCAAAATCATTATATAATAATTTTTTGAAATCTTCAAGATGTTCCCTTTCAATACTAGCGGATATATAATAAATCTTTCCACTTTGATTCTTATTAAAAATATTTTTTATGGTTTCAAAATGCTTAAAATTATAATACTTTATATAATAGTATAATAATCTATCATCATAATTAAATTTAAAATCATAAACTTTTTCCATAAAAATAGCAGATCTTATATGGTTTGGCAATGTTTTATATTTTGTAAAATCTTTTTTTCTAATACTTTTTATTATAGCAATATCTTCTAATGGGAATTTTTTTAGTTCGTTGTAGTAAAATATAAAATCATCCATTTTTAATTCATTATCTAACGCTTTTAAAAAGAGAGAAGATAAGATATTTTTCAAAATATCTGGAGTATCTTTTCGTACAATTTCCACGCCATGTGTGATGATTTTTCTGTCAAAATCATATCCAAAATATCGTTTTTTTACTCCAAAAAAACGAACTCGTTTATAAATTTTATCAACTTCCATATTTAAAGTACATTCAATTTTCTCTTCTGTAAATTTGGTTATTAATTCTTTTGGAATGCTTTCGTTAATATAATTTGTTAAAAATTTTCCTATTTCAAAAATATCTTTTTTATTCAGTTTTTCATCACATTCTATGTAGTTAAAAGAACTGTCTGTGTCGGAATAAAGCACTTTTGTTTTGAAATCAATATATCTTCCATTTATAGATATACTTTTAAAATGATGATTATTCAATTTGTTATTTACAAATCTTAGTGCAGATCTTGCGGCAGCTAAAATAGCTAGATAAATTCTTGTATCATGAAGTGCAAAATTATCAGTTCCTAATACTCCATATATTGAATTCAGAAGTATTTTATAATTATATTGTTTAATATCATATATAACATAGTTAGGGTCGTCAGGATCTGTATTTTTTTTTAATTCTTTATAATATAAACGTTCTTTTAAAAAGAATTTTATTAATGCGGGTATTATTCCCTCTTTTTTTAAAGAAAATTTCAAAGGTCTATAAACATCATTTTCTTCTTCAACAAGAATTCTTCCAAGGTCTATATGCTTTTCACTATAATTCGAACTATACACAAGTGTTTCTGGAGAAATGTTATAAGTAGCAATTATATTTGGATAAAGAGAGGTAAAATCTAGTACAATGACATTATCAAATGTTTTATTTGGTGGAGTTAAAACAATAGCACCTGTTATTTTTATATCATTTTTTTCTCTTTCATAAAATCTAAAAGTAATTTTACTTTTTAAAATAAATTGTTGAATAAAATGTTCAATAGAAATTGAAGTTCCAAATAACAAATTATATGGAATTCTTATTAATGATTGTAGAGAACATATCAAACCTATTAATTTTAATTTATTCTCAAGTTCTACGAGGATTTCAACATCTCTAAAAATATAATCAATAAATTTTTTCATATCTTTATTATAATAATTGAATCCCTTATGTTCGGTTTTACCTAATATTTTGTGATGTTTGGCAACAATATCTAATTTATATGATGCGGGCTTATCTAAAACATATCGTCTATATAATTCAAGATAATCTATTAAATTTATTCCGGGAATATTATTATAAAATCGGCCATCACTTTGATATGAAGAGTGTTTTAAATATGGAATTACACTTAAATTTATATTATAAATATTGGCTCTTTTTATTAAATAAGGAATATCAAATCCGTTTGAGAACCAGCCTGTTATAATATCAGGTTGATCCTTTTTTATTATTTCACTAAAATATTTCAACATATTTTTTTCAGAATCAAAAAATATAATATTTTTATTAGAATAGAGTTTTTTATTATATACAACAAAAGCGTAATATTCATTTTTATAAGTATCATAATATGTAATTGAAGTAATATAACCATTATAATCATTCACGTTTTCACTTGTAACTTCAATATCTAAAAACCAAACTTTTTTATCATCAGGGTTTTCAGAGATATTTTTGCTAAATATATTCATTATATTTTTTCCATATACATAAATATTATTTTTTTCCAATTCATCAGAAACCTTCTTAAATAGATTATAAGAAATATCAAGAGTTGTATTTATCAAATTTTTTCCATATATATCTTTCCAATTAAAATCAATGTTAACAAAACTTTTTATTCTGTATTTAGACAGAATTTTTTCAACTTTATCTATATAAACATCTTCAAAAATCAAATTGAAATATTTATGCTCTTTTTTAAGTTTAGAGTTAATATGTTCTTTAAAATAAAATTCCTTAGTTGAAGGGTCTTGCCATATTGAAGTTATCATATATTTATCACCACTGTGGTATAATTATTATATAATCTAAAAATTTCAGGAGGGATAACATGAAAATTGTTAAATATGATTCGTTAGAAAAATTATCAGGAGTAAATTTTGATGCGAGAAAATTATTAACCTCAAAAAAATTAGAAATAGTTTTAATCAGTTTAGAATCAGGAGAAGTTGTAAAAAAACATTCCACACCATTTGATGCAATATTTTTTATTTCTAAAGGAAAAGGTGTAGTTGAGTTATCTGATGAAAAAATCAATGTAAATGAAAATGACATGATTTATTGTGATAAAAATGTTGAACATGGAATAACAAATAATTCTAATGATAGATTAAACGTATTAGTAATAAAATTACTTAAATAATAGTGATAAAAAGGGTGGAATTGTTGAAAAATAATTAGTTTTATGTGTTTGTTAGATACAGAAACAACAGTTCTTAATCTGAAAAGTGTAAATAGAATTATAGAAATTGTCATATACAATATTATTATAACCGAAAAAA from Marinitoga hydrogenitolerans DSM 16785 includes:
- a CDS encoding RpnC/YadD family protein, with product MFENFVKAIDESLKESFEKGIEKGIFKGEKYMAINIARNLLFKRFGNKITPYLNNLDNLDIKTIEDLTNNIFDITLEDAIKILKNS
- a CDS encoding aminopeptidase, with protein sequence MKKLMEKYAELLVKVGINVQKDQRVFLRSTIDSIEFTRIVAEKAYEAGAKEVYTVYNDEYMLFLKLKYADNELLNEFHQWEVDMAKYFCDEKGAFLSIIGSDPDILKTINPQKIGQYSKTRQTAMKDVSKVIMADKVSWSVGAVPSEKWAKKVFPNSDNPVQELWNAILKTVRVNENEDPVQLWNKHLNNLKEKTKYLNNKQYDYLRYEGPGTDLTVGLPKNHKWLGGAQKNEDGTIFLPNIPTEEVFTAPHKDKVNGYVRNSKPLVYGGNVIDGFTMEFKDGKIVKITAEKGEDILKQAISLDEGASYLGEVALVPVDSPIYQLNVVFYNTLFDENAASHFAFGRAYSTCIENGENMSEEELKAVGLNNSITHVDFMIGNEEMNVYGIKGDNEELIMKNGKWTI
- a CDS encoding DNA polymerase domain-containing protein — encoded protein: MITSIWQDPSTKEFYFKEHINSKLKKEHKYFNLIFEDVYIDKVEKILSKYRIKSFVNIDFNWKDIYGKNLINTTLDISYNLFKKVSDELEKNNIYVYGKNIMNIFSKNISENPDDKKVWFLDIEVTSENVNDYNGYITSITYYDTYKNEYYAFVVYNKKLYSNKNIIFFDSEKNMLKYFSEIIKKDQPDIITGWFSNGFDIPYLIKRANIYNINLSVIPYLKHSSYQSDGRFYNNIPGINLIDYLELYRRYVLDKPASYKLDIVAKHHKILGKTEHKGFNYYNKDMKKFIDYIFRDVEILVELENKLKLIGLICSLQSLIRIPYNLLFGTSISIEHFIQQFILKSKITFRFYEREKNDIKITGAIVLTPPNKTFDNVIVLDFTSLYPNIIATYNISPETLVYSSNYSEKHIDLGRILVEEENDVYRPLKFSLKKEGIIPALIKFFLKERLYYKELKKNTDPDDPNYVIYDIKQYNYKILLNSIYGVLGTDNFALHDTRIYLAILAAARSALRFVNNKLNNHHFKSISINGRYIDFKTKVLYSDTDSSFNYIECDEKLNKKDIFEIGKFLTNYINESIPKELITKFTEEKIECTLNMEVDKIYKRVRFFGVKKRYFGYDFDRKIITHGVEIVRKDTPDILKNILSSLFLKALDNELKMDDFIFYYNELKKFPLEDIAIIKSIRKKDFTKYKTLPNHIRSAIFMEKVYDFKFNYDDRLLYYYIKYYNFKHFETIKNIFNKNQSGKIYYISASIEREHLEDFKKLLYNDFEIDYFTLFKKQILSALKQFSEYKDLIEKTELKIKLMEGYPLKAEQLKLFKEET
- a CDS encoding cupin domain-containing protein; protein product: MKIVKYDSLEKLSGVNFDARKLLTSKKLEIVLISLESGEVVKKHSTPFDAIFFISKGKGVVELSDEKINVNENDMIYCDKNVEHGITNNSNDRLNVLVIKLLK